The [Pantoea] beijingensis genomic sequence GGGGAAGGGTTCAGATGCCGGAGTATCTTTACGAGGAAGGTTTAAGGTTGCAGGAAACGATGAGGTAAAGGTGAGCACTGGCACCGACGTTGTCGTCATGATACCAGCGCTGTTGACGCGTGAAAGTCAGAGCTTGCAACTATGCAGATTCACAGACTCAGCGCTCTGACAAAAACCGAAAACGATTAAGCTGTTCTTTCATGAGGTTCACGTCATGGGGGGTAGCGACATTGAGGGTAGGAAATGGAATCCCCTGGTTCAGCGTATCTGAACGCAGTATATCACTACCACTTTGCAGCTTTTCTTCCTGGGCATCCAGACACACGTTAGCCATGTTCGTTGAGTCTTGCTCTACCCGGTTTTGAATGAACTGCAGGCGTGAGGCATTATCAAGCGGCATAAATAGCTTATCGACAATCTGCCGCTGTAACTGCGCTGGCAGCTCACCGAATGTGTCATCATCGATTTTTTTTAGGCAGTTAACACGTACCCCCTGCATTCCGCCCATTTTTTCACTGAGTGCCAGCAGACGGTTTAACGCCTCTTTTTGTTTTTCCTGTGGGCCAAATGTGACATCTTCGATGGCGATCATCGCACCAAATTCCACAATATAAGCCCGCGTATGCGGCGATACGCCATGCATACCGCTATCAACAAACGCAGTCACCAGTTCTTCGGCAATCTCCTTCTCCGCGGGTGCCAGATCGTTTCCTAGCTTCTGCATACTTTGCGATGCCATCCAGGAAAGCTGAAAGATTACCGATGTCAGCTTACTCATCAGTAAATCACCGTGCTGTTGGCGTACCTGTGTTGTCTGACGCATTTGACTGACGCTGTCTCCAGTGTCAGCCTCAATGCGACTGCGCTGCTGTGAGGATATTTGGGCTATTTTTTGTGCCAATGTCAGCGACCCGGCACCGGGCGTGGTGGTAAATAACCCCGATCCCTCTAATAAGTGTTCTACCTCGCTTTTCGCCTTTTCACAGCTAAATGTACTGTCCTTATTCACCAGTAAACGGGCGGGCATATACAGACGCTCACAAAGCTCCGTTTTACTCTCCATACCAAAAGCGATCCGGACCTGATCAACATGTTCATCGATCCCGATCGGTATGAACGATATTGATGTTGTGTTAAAACCAAAGCTGTTGCGATCGCGGATCTCGTCACTATTAATTAACTCACGCCTGGTAAAGTAATAATTATTTTCGAGATCGTCGGAGGGTGCCTGGTTAAACGTAAATCTGTTTACGCTGGTATTGGACGCCCCTATCATGACAAACGGCAGGCCCGGCTCCCAGGCGGTAACGTTCACATTTCCCTCTTTTCCGTTGAACAGTGCCTCTTTTACAAACCGGGCATTATCCCCTGCACGTTCCAGCATCGCAAATTCTTGCTCACCCGCGCGTAGCATATGTACCAGCAACTGAGATTCCGGATTATTCATCCAGCCGAGATTATCCTCCGCCTTTTTTAACCAGTCATTGGCGGCCTGTGTCTCCGGTGCAGGCTTAGCCAGTAGCGTAATACCACCGGCCATCGCTTTTGCGGTGCCTAAGTTGGCATACTTCTGATAGCTTTTGCACAGTAAAATACGCAACTTTCCACTGCCAATATCATCGGACAGCGCCTGGGTTAGTTGCTGAAGGTCATGACGTTTCTCAATGGTGCTGTCGAGGACTAACGTCAGGGGAGGTGACTCCGGCGCCTTTTCCGCCAGTGTTTTTTTTGTACTGGCAATGACCTGGGTGACACCCCAACTTTTGTCCTCATTTTGTTGTGGTGTTGAATGGTTCAGCGTAGCGTAAAGCGTGGTTTTATCGTCGGATTGCCATCCCGGTTTTATGTCCAGCAGTTCACTGATTTCAAAATAGACGGGCGTTACCAACTTACTCTCGGTACTGGCCATACTTAACGTTGGGTTACGACTTAACGTCTGTGCCAGCTCAATACCAAGGCTAACAGCATGCATACCCGAGGAGAGTAAAAATGACTCTGGAATAGCGCCAAGTTGCGCCTGACAGTTTTTATCAAGGCGGCTGGCTAACTGGAGGTTCATTGCGGCTTTGAAATGCTTGCCGTTATAAGTTTTACAGGTACTTAACAGAATATGCATTTCTTCTATAATCACGCGATAACAGTCAGCAACCGCTGAACTGTTGTGTGCGACCGCTGGCATGGTTTCGGATGCCGTTAACAGCACTTTCAGTGAATTGTGCATCAACTCCGGATTAAATGGCAGCAGCGGCGCATTAGCCGGTGTTACAGCAGGGGGCTGCGTGGCTTTTTGCCCCAGATGTTGGCGACAAAATAACAGGCGCTGATCGAGCTGAGGCAGCAATGTTGCCAGCAAACTGGCGGTTGTATTCGTCAGCACCTGAGCACCATGCTCAGCCGGTAACGCGCGCAGTTGTGCAATGGCCTGGTTAAAACGTGGGTCCCGCAGGGCTAACAACGTCTCAGTGAGAAGGCGTGGAGGATAGTGCATGGGTGTCAGATGTCGGACACTGGCTTGTGCTGCCTGAAATTGCGATGGCTTGGCGCCCAGATAATGAAGTAATGACTCTGATTCCCTCATAATGAGTTCGGCATGCTCAGGCGTTTTGGATTTATAGCGCAGGGCATAAATACCCGAAAATAATTGCGCAAAGTGCCTTTGGAAATGTAGATCGACACTACCGCCCTCAATATCGGCTGGCGGCATCAATGATAAAAGCCGCTTAGCGTTATCGCTGCTGTTAACAAAAGTAACCGCCTCATGCTCTTGTCCGCCTCTGGCGAGATAAAGCTGCATGCATTGTTCATTAAAGGCGGGGGTATTCGACGTGCGGTGATACTCTGAATCTAAACGGTTCTGCATATGCAACTGGTTTGGGTTGTTTTCATCAATTTCATCGGAGGCAAAACTCAAACCGTATTGTGCTGCCGCCAACGCCCCACCCGATATAGTTTTCAACTGCTGGCGCCGTAAATCGCCAAATATTTCCTGACCGACATGTTCTCCACTCGCAGTGCGCTGATAAAGCCATATTTTTCTTAAGTTCTGATGAATATCTTGCGTAAACGAAGAGGGAGAAGGAGCCGCTGAGGTATCGTCCAGAGAAACTTGCGCTTGTTTTAAACGTTGCTGTAGGGTTTCACTCTTGGATGCTGAGTCCAGATGTTGGCGTTTAGCAGGGGGAGGTGCATCTCCAGACAATGGCATATCGGGGATAGGTACAGATAGAGAACGGCTTACTGCTATTTTCATTGTATTCTCACAGCAATCATAAGGAGAATGAATGAGTGGTGACGGCTATGAGTTGAGTTCCCTCAATATAGGGTTATCTTTATCGATAATTCGTGTGATTCTTCTTCGGGTTTCGCGATAACTATATGATTTTTATTATTGTTATCTGTGTAAGCCCGGTTGACAGCAACCGGTGACGAAAGGTTTGGTATGTAACTGATGTTTGGGAAGTTATTTATCTTTGAACGCACAATCCGGTTACGTTTCCTTTAAGAGATCGACTGATCTTACTCTGCATATATGGACGCGCAGTCTGTGCAAGATTTTTACAGTAATGTTCGATGTGAATAACTGCAGGCATATTGATCTTACCCATCAATAGTCGACACGGGACTCAGTGAGTAAACCCTCAATCAGAGGTGATTCCTGACAAAACCAGTATCAACCCAGAAACAGTGCGTAAGCAACACACGCCTGAATTTCGCAGTGAAGCCCTGAAGCTTGCAGAACGCATCGGTGTTGCAGCCGCAGCCCGTGAACTCAGCCTTTACGAATCCCAGCTCTACAACTGGCGTCGCAAACAACAGCAATAGCTGACTTCCAGCGAACGTGAAAACGAACTGGTCGCAGAAAATGCCCGCCTGAAACGCCAGCTGGCGAGCAGGCAAAGGAGCTGGCCATTCTCCAAAAGGTCGCGACATACTTCGCGAAGCGCCTGAAATGAAGTGTCTTCATCGATAAACATCAGGAAGAGTTCAGCATCAAAGCGATGTGCCGGGTACTTCAGGTTGCCCGCAACGGATGGTATGCGTGGCGTCTGCGCCGCTCTCATTCCGGTTTGCGTCAGCAGTTCCGGCTCACCTGTGATACGGCTGTCCGTGAGGCATTCATGGCGGCAAAACAGCGCTATTGGGCACCTTGTCTGGCAGAAGAGCTGCCGGAGTATAACACCAAAACCATTGCCGCCAGCTTGTGTCGTCAGGGGCTACGGGCGAAAGCCTCCCGGAAGTTTAGCCCGATAAGCTACCGTGAGCATGGACTGTCTGCGTCAGATAATCTGCTAAAGCAGGACTTCAATGCCAGCGGTCCGAACCAGAAGTAGGCGGGTGACATCACGTATCGTGTGCACGGATGAGGCTGGCTGTACCTGCGGTGGTCAGTACTGTTCAGTAGATTATCAGGCGTTGCTGAAGCGGCACAATCTACGTGGCAGCATGAGCGCAAAAGGCTGCTGTTATGACAATGCCTGCGTGGAAAGCTTCTTTCATTCGCTGAAGGTGGAATGTATCCACGGCGAACGTTTTGCCAGCCGTGAAATAATGCGAACGACAGTGTTTAATTATATCGAGTGTGATTACAATCGGTGGCACCGGTCACAGTGCCTGTGGCGGTCTCAGCCCGGAACAATTTGAAAACCAGAACCTCGCTGGGGTGTGTGTCCACATTACGCGGGTAGGATCAATCAAGTATGCTTCAAAAAAATGGATTATGCCGATCCAAAACTGGCGGCTGGCGATAAGTCGTTTTATTGTCACCCCTAAACCACCTCCTGGGGAGGTGGTGATTGATCCTGTAAGGCTATAGCCTGAAGAATGCCCATGTTGGAATATCTCTGCTTACTCACCACAAGTAAAAGGAGACAAACCGACATGGGGCTTTACAGGAGTTCATCACATGTATATTGGCGTTGCAAATACCACATAGTCTGGACGCCTAAGTACCGTTTCAGGATTCTGAGAGATAAGCTGGGCAAGGAACTCTACAGGACAATCTACATTCTCTGCGGAATAAAGGATTGTGAGGTTCTGGAGTTAAATGTTCAGCCAGATCATGTACATCTAGTCGTAATCGTCCCACCAAAAATCTCGATATCAACCCCGATGGGACATCTGAAAGGCCGTAGCGCGATCAGGCTCTACAATCGTTTTCCACACATAAGAAAGAAGCTATGGGGAAACCATTTTTGGTCCCGAGGCTACTTCGTCGATACGGTGGGAGTGAATGAAGAAATAATCAGAAGATATGTGAGGCATCAGGAGAAAACGGAACAAACGCATGAACAGCAGATGGAATTGCTAGAGTAGTAAACGGAAAGTGACAATAGCCCCCCTTACAGGGGGCATTCTCAAAAGCCACCTTCTAAGAAGGTGGTCTTTTACTATCGAGTTCGGTGACCGCCTGAGCGATCACCTTTAATACTGTGGCAGTTACACAGAATTAAGGGCAGACTCGCTGACCGAACCCTAAATTTAGCGTTATTTATCAGTCAATCTATTCGCTATGGGGGAATCATCTTGAGTGGTTATCGCGGTTATTACACGATACGATCACCCACAATCATCAATGCTGTTTAATGTGGTAATTGCTGAGAAAGGTACGATATTTTATGGAAACAGCCAGTTCGCTCCCCCGGAAGTAAACATGGGCTGGCAAAAGTGTAGCGGTATTAGGCGCAGCTATTTAGCTCTATTATCACATGGACGATATTACCAGTAAGGGATTTGATGCACACAATCTTGACTGAATTTGAACCATTTACAAATGCTTCATCAAAAGATGAAGTCATGCTTCAAGTTGAACAAGCAGTAAAATCGCTCGGATTTGAGCGCTTCTTGTATGCCGTTGTTCCCAAACAAGGTACGAATGATTCAGGATTCTTTCTATACAGTACTTATCCAGAAAAGTGGCGTAAGCATTATGATAGTCAAAATTTTCGTTCGAATGATCCAACAGTTTCCCACTGTTTCAAATCAATGAGTCCCTTGGTTTGGCAGCCTGAATCATTTCAAACCATAGAACAAAAGACGCTCTATGAAGAAGCATCTTCTTTCGGTTTACGTGCTGGAATTACTCTACCAATCCATGGCCTCCTGGGGGAGGTGGGAATGCTGACCTGTGTACGCGATGAATTACCTGGGCTGAATTTCTTACGAGATATCAAACATAATCTGAGTAGTCTTTCCTTGCTACGTGATGTTGTCTGTGAT encodes the following:
- the tnpA gene encoding IS200/IS605 family transposase, yielding MGLYRSSSHVYWRCKYHIVWTPKYRFRILRDKLGKELYRTIYILCGIKDCEVLELNVQPDHVHLVVIVPPKISISTPMGHLKGRSAIRLYNRFPHIRKKLWGNHFWSRGYFVDTVGVNEEIIRRYVRHQEKTEQTHEQQMELLE
- a CDS encoding helix-turn-helix transcriptional regulator, whose amino-acid sequence is MHTILTEFEPFTNASSKDEVMLQVEQAVKSLGFERFLYAVVPKQGTNDSGFFLYSTYPEKWRKHYDSQNFRSNDPTVSHCFKSMSPLVWQPESFQTIEQKTLYEEASSFGLRAGITLPIHGLLGEVGMLTCVRDELPGLNFLRDIKHNLSSLSLLRDVVCDAMSAYTTMEAALNETTPQLTVRELDCLRWMAAGKTTWEISRILNISEAGVNFHISNLRNKFGVNRRNDVVIKAIRIGIITLS